One Mesorhizobium sp. J428 DNA segment encodes these proteins:
- a CDS encoding tripartite tricarboxylate transporter substrate binding protein: MSNDQIMMTRRRALALAAGTAALLAPRFAFAQTAYPSKNISFICAFPAGSGADVLVRFFAEKVAAVAGHTVIVENKPGAAGSIATEFTARAPADGHTIFVHSGNSVAGNMWLMKKPPVDAAKDLQTIATVNKQAFMITVRADSPYKTLADLVADQKAKGDNGSYAVNATSGRVLAEEFKQLAGLQTLPVSYGTASDSVNDMLSGQVDFGSHDPVFSLAQVRAGRFRVLALGAAERLQGIPDIPTFKEQGYDIDQLGWWGAMVPAGVPADVVTTINGWFNKVLAEDATREFLMKQGGDPYISTPEESQKLMEDTITEWKRLVEVAQIPAQ; the protein is encoded by the coding sequence ATGTCCAATGACCAGATTATGATGACGCGCCGCAGGGCACTGGCACTCGCAGCCGGCACCGCCGCGCTGCTGGCACCCAGATTCGCCTTTGCGCAGACAGCCTATCCCAGCAAGAACATCAGCTTCATCTGTGCGTTCCCGGCCGGCAGCGGCGCCGACGTCCTCGTCCGCTTCTTCGCCGAGAAGGTCGCGGCTGTTGCCGGCCACACGGTCATCGTCGAGAACAAGCCCGGCGCCGCGGGCAGCATCGCCACCGAATTCACCGCGCGCGCCCCGGCCGATGGCCACACGATCTTCGTGCACTCGGGCAATTCGGTCGCCGGCAACATGTGGCTGATGAAAAAGCCGCCGGTCGATGCCGCCAAGGACCTGCAGACCATCGCCACGGTCAACAAGCAGGCCTTCATGATCACCGTGCGCGCCGACAGCCCCTACAAGACACTGGCGGATCTCGTCGCCGACCAGAAGGCCAAGGGCGACAACGGTTCCTATGCGGTCAACGCGACCTCGGGCCGGGTTCTGGCCGAGGAGTTCAAGCAGCTCGCCGGTCTCCAGACGCTGCCCGTCTCCTACGGAACGGCCTCGGATTCCGTCAACGACATGCTGAGCGGCCAGGTCGATTTCGGTTCTCACGATCCGGTCTTCTCGCTGGCGCAAGTGCGCGCCGGCCGCTTCCGGGTCCTGGCACTGGGCGCGGCGGAACGCCTGCAGGGCATTCCCGATATACCGACCTTCAAGGAACAGGGCTACGATATCGACCAGCTCGGCTGGTGGGGCGCCATGGTTCCGGCAGGTGTTCCGGCCGACGTCGTCACCACGATCAATGGCTGGTTCAACAAGGTCCTCGCCGAGGATGCGACGAGAGAATTCCTGATGAAGCAGGGCGGCGATCCTTACATCTCGACGCCCGAGGAGTCGCAGAAGCTGATGGAAGACACGATCACGGAGTGGAAGCGCCTCGTCGAAGTCGCCCAGATCCCGGCGCAGTAA
- a CDS encoding MarR family winged helix-turn-helix transcriptional regulator, with protein sequence MSRSKTSTGADREILRPRAMFFLNQANHAVRSRLDAALAAIEMTAIQYTVLSVIGARPGLSSAELSRRFFVTPQTMNELIAALERRGFIVRKADPANRRILRMDVTVAGREMLAKCDALADAVERDVFGAMPDEDYRRLAELTRDLAHHLRTRDETAG encoded by the coding sequence TTGTCCAGGAGCAAGACGTCAACCGGCGCCGACCGCGAAATCCTGCGGCCGCGCGCCATGTTCTTCCTCAATCAGGCGAACCATGCGGTGCGCAGCCGGCTGGACGCGGCGCTGGCCGCCATCGAGATGACGGCGATTCAGTATACGGTGCTGAGCGTCATCGGCGCCCGTCCCGGACTGTCTTCGGCCGAGCTGTCGCGGCGCTTCTTTGTCACGCCACAGACGATGAACGAGCTGATCGCCGCCCTGGAGCGCCGCGGCTTCATCGTCCGCAAGGCTGATCCCGCGAACCGCCGGATCCTGCGCATGGACGTTACCGTCGCCGGCCGCGAGATGCTGGCGAAATGCGATGCGCTTGCCGACGCGGTCGAACGGGACGTCTTCGGCGCGATGCCGGACGAGGACTATCGCAGGCTGGCCGAACTGACCCGCGATCTCGCGCATCATCTGCGCACCCGGGACGAGACCGCCGGCTGA